From Lycium ferocissimum isolate CSIRO_LF1 chromosome 12, AGI_CSIRO_Lferr_CH_V1, whole genome shotgun sequence, one genomic window encodes:
- the LOC132041111 gene encoding uncharacterized protein LOC132041111 isoform X1, translated as MPRKVNYGVDYEEDFYDYEDYNYHYDDGYEYAETNGRASETNTKQDLVKVGTWRCSICTFDNRDSMNVCDICGNSKQETVKTGVWRCPICTFDNEDTTNLCDICGVLRNPLIKGGGGKSSAATSDKVKQSNVLSSKKEIASEVKRELVAEGPTSSSTSMAKVRRDDVKDKGSSIETRGNQGIMNNVSNISVSSDPHNAESRTATSRSQSKPKKIVSADQLEDKLDQLNLAIVGHVDSGKSTLSGRLLHLLGQISQKEMHKYEKEAKQQGKGSFAYAWALDESVEERERGITMTVAVAYFNTKRYRVVLLDSPGHRDFVPNMISGATQADAAILVVDASIGAFEAGLDVTGGQTREHAQLIKSFGVDQIIIAINKMDAVGYTKERFDTIKNQLGTFLRACKFKDSSVLWIPLSAMENQNLVTSPSDARLLSWFQGPCLLDAIDSFQPPQRDYSKPILMPICDLVKSPSQGQVSVCGKLETGALQTGDKVLVMPSREMATVRSLEHNSQVCSSAKAGDNVTINLQGIDANRVKAGDVLCHPAYPIAVTNHLELKILILDIAVPILIGSQLEFHVHHAKEAARVVRILSLLDPKTGKETKKLPRCLLAKQNAIIEVVLQGMICVEEHSKCKGLGRVSLRASGRTIALGLVTQVLEKKE; from the exons ATGCCTCGTAAGGTAAATTATGGAGTTGATTATGAGGAAGACTTTTATGACTATGAAGATTACAATTATCACTATGATGACGGATATGAATATGCAGAGACAAATG GCAGGGCATCAGAAACGAATACAAAACAGGATCTGGTTAAGGTTGGCACCTGGCGTTGTTCCATTTGCACATTTGATAACAGAGATAGTATGAATGTATGTGATATTTGTGGAAATTCAAAACAGGAAACAGTTAAGACTGGGGTGTGGCGTTGTCCCATTTGCACATTTGATAATGAAGATACCacaaatttatgtgatatttgtGGGGTCCTGCGTAACCCATTGATCAAAGGGGGTGGTGGCAAATCTAGCGCAG CTACTAGTGACAAAGTCAAACAGTCAAATGTCCTAtcaagtaaaaaagaaatagcTAGTGAAGTTAAAAGAGAATTGGTTGCTGAAGGGCCTACTAGCTCTTCCACATCAATGGCAAAAGTTAGACGTGATGATGTGAAGGATAAAGGTTCTTCTATAGAAACTAGGGGAAATCAAGGCATCATGAACAACGTGAGCAATATCTCTGTATCATCAGATCCTCACAATGCGGAGAGTAGAACTGCAACTTCAAGATCACAGAGTAAACCTAAGAAAATTGTATCCGCTGATCAATTAGAAGACAAATTAGACCAGCTAAATCTTGCAATC GTTGGCCATGTTGATTCTGGGAAGTCAACACTATCAGGAAGACTACTCCATCTTTTGGGGCAGATATCTCAGAAGGAGATGCACAAATATGAAAAGGAGGCCAAGCAGCAA GGAAAAGGGTCCTTTGCTTATGCCTGGGCATTGGATGAAAGTGTTGAGGAAAGAGAGAGGGGAATAACTATGACAGTGGCTGTTGCCTACTTTAACACAAAACGTTACCGTGTTGTACTGCTTGATTCCCCAGGGCATAGAGACTTTGTCCCAAATATGATATCAGGTGCAACACAAGCAGATGCTGCAATTCTCGTAGTTGATGCTTCAATAGGCGCATTTGAAGCTGGCCTTGATGTTACTGGAGGCCAGACAAGGGAGCATGCACAACTTATCAAAAGCTTTGGGGTGGATCAAATAATAATTGCTATTAACAAAATGGATGCAGTGGGATACACCAAAGAACGTTTTGATACAATTAAGAATCAACTAGGAACATTTCTTCGTGCTTGTAAGTTTAAAGATTCGTCAGTATTGTGGATTCCCCTGAGTGCCATGGAAAACCAAAATTTGGTGACAAGTCCTTCTGATGCAAGATTGTTGTCCTG GTTTCAAGGTCCTTGCCTTTTGGACGCCATAGACTCTTTCCAACCTCCCCAAAGAGATTACTCAAAGCCTATATTAATGCCGATATGTGATCTTGTTAAATCACCATCACAAGGACAGGTGTCAGTATGTGGGAAGTTGGAGACAGGAGCTCTTCAAACTGGAGATAAG GTTCTAGTTATGCCATCAAGAGAAATGGCTACAGTGCGTTCTTTGGAACATAATTCTCAGGTTTGTAGCAGTGCAAAAGCTGGAGACAATGTCACTATTAATCTACAAGGTATAGATGCGAATCGTGTAAAGGCAGGGGATGTGCTGTGCCACCCTGCATATCCTATTGCTGTTACAAATCATTTGGAACTGAAGATTCTTATCCTGGATATTGCCGTTCCAATTTTGATTGGCTCTCAG TTGGAATTTCACGTACACCATGCTAAGGAGGCTGCAAGAGTTGTGAGGATTTTGTCATTGCTTGATCCAAAGACTGGAAAGGAGACCAAGAAATTACCTAGATGTCTTCTAGCAAAGCAGAATGCTATTATCGAG GTGGTTTTGCAAGGAATGATTTGTGTTGAAGAGCATTCTAAATGTAAGGGTCTTGGAAGGGTGTCCCTCAGGGCATCAGGAAGAACCATCGCTCTTGGTCTCGTGACTCAAGTTCTAGAGAAGAAAGAATAG
- the LOC132041111 gene encoding uncharacterized protein LOC132041111 isoform X2 gives MPRKVNYGVDYEEDFYDYEDYNYHYDDGYEYAETNGRASETNTKQDLVKETVKTGVWRCPICTFDNEDTTNLCDICGVLRNPLIKGGGGKSSAATSDKVKQSNVLSSKKEIASEVKRELVAEGPTSSSTSMAKVRRDDVKDKGSSIETRGNQGIMNNVSNISVSSDPHNAESRTATSRSQSKPKKIVSADQLEDKLDQLNLAIVGHVDSGKSTLSGRLLHLLGQISQKEMHKYEKEAKQQGKGSFAYAWALDESVEERERGITMTVAVAYFNTKRYRVVLLDSPGHRDFVPNMISGATQADAAILVVDASIGAFEAGLDVTGGQTREHAQLIKSFGVDQIIIAINKMDAVGYTKERFDTIKNQLGTFLRACKFKDSSVLWIPLSAMENQNLVTSPSDARLLSWFQGPCLLDAIDSFQPPQRDYSKPILMPICDLVKSPSQGQVSVCGKLETGALQTGDKVLVMPSREMATVRSLEHNSQVCSSAKAGDNVTINLQGIDANRVKAGDVLCHPAYPIAVTNHLELKILILDIAVPILIGSQLEFHVHHAKEAARVVRILSLLDPKTGKETKKLPRCLLAKQNAIIEVVLQGMICVEEHSKCKGLGRVSLRASGRTIALGLVTQVLEKKE, from the exons ATGCCTCGTAAGGTAAATTATGGAGTTGATTATGAGGAAGACTTTTATGACTATGAAGATTACAATTATCACTATGATGACGGATATGAATATGCAGAGACAAATG GCAGGGCATCAGAAACGAATACAAAACAGGATCTGGTTAAG GAAACAGTTAAGACTGGGGTGTGGCGTTGTCCCATTTGCACATTTGATAATGAAGATACCacaaatttatgtgatatttgtGGGGTCCTGCGTAACCCATTGATCAAAGGGGGTGGTGGCAAATCTAGCGCAG CTACTAGTGACAAAGTCAAACAGTCAAATGTCCTAtcaagtaaaaaagaaatagcTAGTGAAGTTAAAAGAGAATTGGTTGCTGAAGGGCCTACTAGCTCTTCCACATCAATGGCAAAAGTTAGACGTGATGATGTGAAGGATAAAGGTTCTTCTATAGAAACTAGGGGAAATCAAGGCATCATGAACAACGTGAGCAATATCTCTGTATCATCAGATCCTCACAATGCGGAGAGTAGAACTGCAACTTCAAGATCACAGAGTAAACCTAAGAAAATTGTATCCGCTGATCAATTAGAAGACAAATTAGACCAGCTAAATCTTGCAATC GTTGGCCATGTTGATTCTGGGAAGTCAACACTATCAGGAAGACTACTCCATCTTTTGGGGCAGATATCTCAGAAGGAGATGCACAAATATGAAAAGGAGGCCAAGCAGCAA GGAAAAGGGTCCTTTGCTTATGCCTGGGCATTGGATGAAAGTGTTGAGGAAAGAGAGAGGGGAATAACTATGACAGTGGCTGTTGCCTACTTTAACACAAAACGTTACCGTGTTGTACTGCTTGATTCCCCAGGGCATAGAGACTTTGTCCCAAATATGATATCAGGTGCAACACAAGCAGATGCTGCAATTCTCGTAGTTGATGCTTCAATAGGCGCATTTGAAGCTGGCCTTGATGTTACTGGAGGCCAGACAAGGGAGCATGCACAACTTATCAAAAGCTTTGGGGTGGATCAAATAATAATTGCTATTAACAAAATGGATGCAGTGGGATACACCAAAGAACGTTTTGATACAATTAAGAATCAACTAGGAACATTTCTTCGTGCTTGTAAGTTTAAAGATTCGTCAGTATTGTGGATTCCCCTGAGTGCCATGGAAAACCAAAATTTGGTGACAAGTCCTTCTGATGCAAGATTGTTGTCCTG GTTTCAAGGTCCTTGCCTTTTGGACGCCATAGACTCTTTCCAACCTCCCCAAAGAGATTACTCAAAGCCTATATTAATGCCGATATGTGATCTTGTTAAATCACCATCACAAGGACAGGTGTCAGTATGTGGGAAGTTGGAGACAGGAGCTCTTCAAACTGGAGATAAG GTTCTAGTTATGCCATCAAGAGAAATGGCTACAGTGCGTTCTTTGGAACATAATTCTCAGGTTTGTAGCAGTGCAAAAGCTGGAGACAATGTCACTATTAATCTACAAGGTATAGATGCGAATCGTGTAAAGGCAGGGGATGTGCTGTGCCACCCTGCATATCCTATTGCTGTTACAAATCATTTGGAACTGAAGATTCTTATCCTGGATATTGCCGTTCCAATTTTGATTGGCTCTCAG TTGGAATTTCACGTACACCATGCTAAGGAGGCTGCAAGAGTTGTGAGGATTTTGTCATTGCTTGATCCAAAGACTGGAAAGGAGACCAAGAAATTACCTAGATGTCTTCTAGCAAAGCAGAATGCTATTATCGAG GTGGTTTTGCAAGGAATGATTTGTGTTGAAGAGCATTCTAAATGTAAGGGTCTTGGAAGGGTGTCCCTCAGGGCATCAGGAAGAACCATCGCTCTTGGTCTCGTGACTCAAGTTCTAGAGAAGAAAGAATAG